GGAGCGCCGCCACCCACAGGAACAACCTAGAAGGCATTCCGGCCAGTTCCCGTCCTCAAACCGCGCGGCGTGCGGACGGGAACGAACCGATCCGGCCAGTACGTCAGAACCGGGCCTTGCCCCGGCCGCCGTACCGCGCGTTCGGTGCCTCCAGCATGGCCCGCTGCCGCTCGGTCAGGTCGGGGTAGTCGTCGGCGTCGTAGTAGCCCGCCGACCACGACACCGCCGGCGGGCTGTACTTGTAGAACGCCGTCCGCCGCTCGTCCGCGCCCCGCCAGGGCAGCGTCCCGTGCACCATCGCCTCGGTGAACACGACAGCCGTGCCGGCCGGCCCGGTGACCCGGCGTACGCAGGGATGCTGGTCGGCCAGCTGCTTCCATTCGCCCGGGAACGGGAACGCGCTCTTGTGGCTGCCCGGCACGCAGGCGAACCCGCCGTCGTCGGGCCCGACGTCCTTGAGGTTGAAGCCGACCGCGACCAGGCCGCTGCGGATCCGGCCGTCGGGGGTGACCGTGTAGTACTCCGACGCACGGAACGGCACCGCGCCACCGTGCAGGACCGTACCGATCGGGCCGTCTCCGGACCGGATGATGTCGGCGTAGGTGTGGTCGAGGCGGAAGTCGGACCCGAGAACGTCGTCGAGCACGTCCACCACCGGCGGCAGGTCCATCAGCGTCCGGAACGCCTCGTCGCGCCCCAGCAGATCACCGAACCTGTGGGTCCGCATGTCCGGCTCGGTCTCCCGCTCGGCCATCTCGTCGAGCTGGGC
This Actinopolymorpha cephalotaxi DNA region includes the following protein-coding sequences:
- a CDS encoding phytanoyl-CoA dioxygenase family protein, yielding MNDQDRYLFDLQGYLTIPDAIPADLLQRLNAQLDEMAERETEPDMRTHRFGDLLGRDEAFRTLMDLPPVVDVLDDVLGSDFRLDHTYADIIRSGDGPIGTVLHGGAVPFRASEYYTVTPDGRIRSGLVAVGFNLKDVGPDDGGFACVPGSHKSAFPFPGEWKQLADQHPCVRRVTGPAGTAVVFTEAMVHGTLPWRGADERRTAFYKYSPPAVSWSAGYYDADDYPDLTERQRAMLEAPNARYGGRGKARF